Proteins found in one Diorhabda sublineata isolate icDioSubl1.1 chromosome 9, icDioSubl1.1, whole genome shotgun sequence genomic segment:
- the LOC130448774 gene encoding trafficking protein particle complex subunit 6b, which yields MAEENLFDFLHNEIVNYVLDGNNKQNEGKEEDLSVLEYIGFSTGYRIIERLTKEMPRFKDELDTMKFVCTDFWSALYKKQIDNLRTNHQGIYVLQDNSFRFLTKLSNGKQYLDAAPRYVAFTCGVIRGCLANLNIMCLVTAEVQNMPSCKFHIQVQRT from the exons atggcagaagaaaatttgtttgattttcttcataatgaaattgttaattatgttttagacggtaataataaacaaaatgaaggGAAG GAGGAAGATTTGTCTGTTCTTGAATACATTGGATTTTCGACAGGATATCGTATTATTGAGag actTACCAAGGAAATGCCTAGATTTAAAGACGAACTGGATACTATGAAATTTGTTTGTACAGATTTTTGGAGTGCgctatataaaaaacaaatagataatCTTAGAACTAACCATCAAGGAATCTATGTATTGCAAGATAACAGTTTCAGGTTTCTAACTAAACTTTCCAATGGTAAGCAATATTTGGACGCTGCTCCCAGATATGTCGCCTTCACTTGTGGCGTAATTAGAGGATGTTTAgctaatttaaatattatgtgTCTAGTTACGGCCGAAGTACAAAATATGCCTTCTTGTAAATTCCACATACAAGTTCAAAGAACTTGA
- the LOC130448771 gene encoding egl nine homolog 1 isoform X2 — translation MSSEDSAGLAVSRSCVVCGKTENLLRCARCKLICYCCKDHQLQDWKKHKQFCKKTNNSGIVVEGKYGHFVNNPDLGVTLPTEGSSENEILSSLGEELAPNNNFQQLSSTEKSLKFVNITMPISGSSVVKTKQKTLKDFPAISLEQPRNLDDDRFIEEMCYTVIQDMTDYGLCVMDNFLGVERGKQVLREVLTMENQGVFKDGQLVSKGPTEDRIDRTIRSDQICWVHGKEPNCPNIGYLISKVDTLITRANKMENNGKLGRYSINGRTKAMVACYPGYGSHYVKHVDNPNRDGRCITAIYYLNLNWVPRNGGLLRIFPEGWREDKVADIEPLFDRLLFFWSDRRNPHEVQPAYNTRYAITLWYFDADERKEALRRYEKERKSLTSK, via the exons atgagttCGGAAGATAGTGCCGGGTTAGCAGTATCGAGAAGTTGTGTAGTATGCGGAAAAACGGAAAATTTATTGCGTTGCGCCCGTTGTAAATTgatttgttattgttgtaaGGATCATCAATTACAAGATTGGAAAAAACACAAGcagttttgtaaaaaaacgaataattctGGTATAGTCGTAGAAGGCAAATACGGACATTTCGTAAACAATCCGGATTTGGGAGTTACTTTACCTACAGAAGGAAGTTccgaaaatgaaattttgagttCCTTGGGTGAAGAATTGGCacctaataataattttcaacaactaTCTTCTACGGAAAAATCGTTGAAATTCGTTAATATAACCATGCCTATTAGTGGATCGAGTGTTGTAAAGACTAAGCAAAAAACTCTTAAAGATTTCCCTGCTATTTCATTAGAACAACCCAGAAACCTTGACGACGATcgttttattgaagaaatgtgTTACACTGTAATACAAGATATGACTGACTATGGACTATGTGTTATGG ATAATTTCCTTGGCGTTGAAAGGGGAAAACAAGTTTTAAGGGAAGTACTAACTATGGAAAATCAAGGTGTGTTTAAAGATGGACAATTAGTGTCTAAAGGACCAACAGAGGATAGAATTGATAGAACAATAAGAAGTGATCAGATATGTTGGGTTCACGGTAAAGAACCAAATTGCCCAAATATAGGATATCTTATTAGCAAAGTGGATACATTAATTACGAGGGccaacaaaatggaaaataatggaaaactgGGAAGATATAGTATTAATGGAAGAACCAAA gCGATGGTCGCTTGTTACCCAGGTTACGGATCTCATTACGTTAAACACGTAGATAATCCTAATAGAGATGGTAGATGTATAACGGCCATTTACTATCTCAATTTGAACTGGGTGCCGAGAAACGGTGGACTGTTAAGAATATTCCCCGAAGGTTGGAGGGAAGATAAG GTGGCAGATATAGAACCACTTTTTGATAGACTGTTATTTTTCTGGTCAGACAGGAGGAATCCTCATGAAGTTCAACCGGCATACAATACCCGATACGCCATAACGTTATGGTATTTTGATGCCGATGAAAGAAAAGAAGCCCTTAGGAGATACGAAAAAGAAA GAAAATCTTTGACGTCAAAATGA
- the LOC130448771 gene encoding egl nine homolog 1 isoform X1, with translation MSSEDSAGLAVSRSCVVCGKTENLLRCARCKLICYCCKDHQLQDWKKHKQFCKKTNNSGIVVEGKYGHFVNNPDLGVTLPTEGSSENEILSSLGEELAPNNNFQQLSSTEKSLKFVNITMPISGSSVVKTKQKTLKDFPAISLEQPRNLDDDRFIEEMCYTVIQDMTDYGLCVMDNFLGVERGKQVLREVLTMENQGVFKDGQLVSKGPTEDRIDRTIRSDQICWVHGKEPNCPNIGYLISKVDTLITRANKMENNGKLGRYSINGRTKAMVACYPGYGSHYVKHVDNPNRDGRCITAIYYLNLNWVPRNGGLLRIFPEGWREDKVADIEPLFDRLLFFWSDRRNPHEVQPAYNTRYAITLWYFDADERKEALRRYEKESKNIVTSIFRLL, from the exons atgagttCGGAAGATAGTGCCGGGTTAGCAGTATCGAGAAGTTGTGTAGTATGCGGAAAAACGGAAAATTTATTGCGTTGCGCCCGTTGTAAATTgatttgttattgttgtaaGGATCATCAATTACAAGATTGGAAAAAACACAAGcagttttgtaaaaaaacgaataattctGGTATAGTCGTAGAAGGCAAATACGGACATTTCGTAAACAATCCGGATTTGGGAGTTACTTTACCTACAGAAGGAAGTTccgaaaatgaaattttgagttCCTTGGGTGAAGAATTGGCacctaataataattttcaacaactaTCTTCTACGGAAAAATCGTTGAAATTCGTTAATATAACCATGCCTATTAGTGGATCGAGTGTTGTAAAGACTAAGCAAAAAACTCTTAAAGATTTCCCTGCTATTTCATTAGAACAACCCAGAAACCTTGACGACGATcgttttattgaagaaatgtgTTACACTGTAATACAAGATATGACTGACTATGGACTATGTGTTATGG ATAATTTCCTTGGCGTTGAAAGGGGAAAACAAGTTTTAAGGGAAGTACTAACTATGGAAAATCAAGGTGTGTTTAAAGATGGACAATTAGTGTCTAAAGGACCAACAGAGGATAGAATTGATAGAACAATAAGAAGTGATCAGATATGTTGGGTTCACGGTAAAGAACCAAATTGCCCAAATATAGGATATCTTATTAGCAAAGTGGATACATTAATTACGAGGGccaacaaaatggaaaataatggaaaactgGGAAGATATAGTATTAATGGAAGAACCAAA gCGATGGTCGCTTGTTACCCAGGTTACGGATCTCATTACGTTAAACACGTAGATAATCCTAATAGAGATGGTAGATGTATAACGGCCATTTACTATCTCAATTTGAACTGGGTGCCGAGAAACGGTGGACTGTTAAGAATATTCCCCGAAGGTTGGAGGGAAGATAAG GTGGCAGATATAGAACCACTTTTTGATAGACTGTTATTTTTCTGGTCAGACAGGAGGAATCCTCATGAAGTTCAACCGGCATACAATACCCGATACGCCATAACGTTATGGTATTTTGATGCCGATGAAAGAAAAGAAGCCCTTAGGAGATACGAAAAAGAAAGTAAGAATATAGTTACCAGTATTTTTCGACTTTTGTAA
- the LOC130448770 gene encoding DNA polymerase epsilon subunit 2: MANDERIKKKLQNAFKLSGFNVRREFCDLIIKKFKEERMDLSDNSTFDTIITNLCNSLENQCLLEKSIEIENIERAIKVCLHHGYDNNESIFNVIDAFDFPKFTYNPDRKQYYIENNKSTILPDADVKSKLFLERYTTVLQRTKRNFQQKGEKDLKLQTVDYLLTVSSITLDRTLILGALFQISEGKWSLEDPTGIVELNLTHAKYHAGFFNENCLVLVNGYYEDPILHVSSIVLPPGEDYKSSRPTFGNINYFGGSSIEPLRNSLRLKEYMSQNKHKFMLFFSDVWLDHPQVFEKLECLFNGFQDCPPIAFIFMGNFMSNSHGSEMMDTLKKLFKRLADLITNFPGVSNDSQFVFVPGMADPCFTHIAPRFALPSYVTGDMKKVLPKAIFTTNPCRIQYCTRELTLFRADLMPKFLQGTLHKPSKDEIPDCIRRTIISQGHLSPFSLNSLTVQWDYDYCLRLYPLPDVVVIGDKCEAYEGSNKDCHVINPGPFCENGFQFLSYLPYTNTIEDCAL; encoded by the exons atggcTAACGATgagagaattaaaaaaaaattgcaaaacgCTTTCAAATTGAGTGGATTTAATGTTCGTCG agaattctgtgacctaataataaaaaagtttaaagaaGAACGTATGGATTTAAGCGATAATTCGACATTCGatacaataataacaaacttATGTAACAGTTTGGAAAACCAATGTCTCTTAGAAAAAAGTatcgaaattgaaaatattgagagAGCTATAAAAGTTTGTCTTCACCATGGATATGATAACAACGAATCTATATTTAATGTAATCGACGCTTTTGATTTTCCTAAATTTACATATAATCCGGATCGTAAACAATactatatagaaaataataaatcgaCAATACTACCAGATGCAGATGTCAAATCAAAACTATTTCTAGAAAGATATACGACAGTACTACAAAGGaccaaaagaaattttcaacaaaaaggagaaaaagatttaaaattacAAACTGTTGATTATCTGCTAACAGTTTCAAGTATTACTTTAGATAGAACATTAATTCTAGGcgcattatttcaaatttcagaaGGAAAATGGAGCTTGGAGGATCCAACTGGAATTGTAGAACTCAACTTAACACATGCTAA ATACCACGCCGGGTTTTTCAATGAAAACTGTCTAGTTTTAGTGAATGGTTATTATGAAGATCCTATTCTACATGTATCTTCAATCGTATTACCACCTGGTGAAGATTATAAAAGCTCAag accAACGTttggaaatataaattattttgggGGTTCTTCGATTGAGCCACTAAGAAATTCTCTTAGATTAAAAGAATATATGtctcaaaataaacataaattcatGCTTTTCTTTTCAGATGTATGGTTGGACCACCCTCAg GTTTTTGAAAAACTAGAATGTTTATTCAATGGTTTTCAAGATTGTCCTCCAATAGCTTTTATTTTCATGGGAAATTTCATGTCAAATTCACACGGTAGTGAAATGATGgatacattaaaaaaactattcaaaagaTTGGCTGATCTTATAACAAATTTCCCTGGAGTTTCCAATGATAGCCAATTCGTTTTCGTTCCGGGTATGGCGGATCCCTGCTTCACGCATATAGCACCAAG ATTCGCCCTTCCAAGCTACGTCACTGGTGatatgaaaaaagtattacCAAAAGCAATTTTCACAACGAACCCCTGTAGAATACAGTACTGTACCAGAGAACTGACTTTATTTAGAGCAGACCTTATGCCCAAATTCTTGCAAGGTACTTTACATAAACCGTCCAAAGATGAAATACCAGATTGT ATAAGACGTACAATAATCAGTCAGGGTCATTTAAgtccattttcattaaattcattGACAGTTCAGTGGGATTACGATTATTGCTTAAGATTGTATCCGTTACCCGATGTAGTAGTTATAGGGGATAAATGTGAAGCTTACGAAGGAAGTAATAAAGACTGTCATGTAATAAATCCa gGTCCTTTTTGTGAAAACggttttcaatttttgtcatatttaccATACACTAACACTATAGAAGACTGCgctttataa
- the LOC130448773 gene encoding uncharacterized protein LOC130448773, whose protein sequence is MDADKKSEKLSVKDFVKSSPALRLKSIKLPRDLSLGRNKSYKRIYTPNLNVVRKKHYASNKSIDQNETKIKQQKEKAKEKPQFVQSKGIFTEIIGTSKATLRKERDILDKIVPIFSNKKSIGLDKKQEFIREDIKQNLEDTDEQKSSFSPVEWDESLLSNSCIPPKMEPFWNSDNGQTTYYLWQLPISFHFKKEQGNDFTLKDFPEGTIGKLCVKKSGKVQVVIGKLSYKLDSSSHWDSPNEHLVSTQINNKESHATVLGSVTKTYILDPDWDYLLNI, encoded by the coding sequence atggATGCCGATAAAAAATCGGAAAAGTTATCAGTTAAAGATTTTGTCAAAAGTTCTCCCGCGTTGCgtttaaaatcgataaaattacCTCGCGACCTTAGCTTGGGTCGAAATAAATCTTATAAGAGGATCTACACACCAAATCTTAATGTAGTTAGAAAAAAACATTATGCCAGTAATAAATCGATAGACcaaaatgaaactaaaattaaacaacaaaaggAAAAAGCCAAAGAAAAGCCACAATTTGTGCAGTCGAAAGGTATATTTACAGAAATAATAGGAACTTCAAAAGCCACATTACGAAAAGAACGTGATATACTGGACAAGATCGtaccaatattttcaaataaaaaatctatcGGACTCgataaaaaacaagaatttatcAGAGAggatataaaacaaaatctgGAAGATACTGATGAACAAAAATCCTCATTTTCTCCAGTGGAATGGGATGAATCTTTATTATCTAATTCTTGTATACCACCAAAAATGGAACCGTTTTGGAATAGTGATAACGGTCAAACAACATATTACCTTTGGCAATTACCGATATCGTTTCATTTTAAGAAAGAACAGGGAAATGATTTCACTCTCAAAGATTTTCCGGAAGGAACTATAGGAAAACTTTGCGtgaaaaaatctggaaaagtaCAAGTGGTGATCGGTAAATTGAGCTATAAACTTGATTCATCATCACATTGGGATTCTCCTAATGAACATTTGGTGTCGACTCAAATCAATAATAAAGAATCTCATGCTACTGTTTTGGGCTCTGTAACAAAAACGTATATTCTTGATCCAGACTgggattatttattaaatatctga
- the LOC130448780 gene encoding N-terminal kinase-like protein isoform X1, with product MWSFFSRDPSKDFNFEIGELVPSLEDKSVWNLHKGKKKGSNEEVSVFVFDLKSNPESQLDVVKAAVKRLKTLRHPSILTYIDSLESEKVLYLATEHVDPLKEHLEKLSLDAPQRDLYIAWGIFQITRALSFLNNDGNLRHNNVNIWSVYVNSSGEWKLGGVEYVSSTQDSTLQFKLISSLDVYSPPEKNDPSKQRNMTKCSSDMWGLGCLIWEVFNGPLNVQSSLRNPDKIPKQLGSLYFELLNTNPVARPNPADVITRCRKLGGYFKNDLVDTLLFLEEIQIKDKTEKNRFFSNLTPHLDNFPDNVCKHKILPQLITAFEYGDAGSAVLAPMFKLGRLLDEAEYQKKIVPCVVKLFVSNDRATRSRLLQQLEHFIGHLQSSTVNDQIFPQVAHGFMDTNPTIREQTVKSVIHLAPKLNYNNLNVEVLRHFSRLQAKDDQGGIRTNTTVCLGKIAPHLHPQIRQKVLISAFIRAMRDPFPPARNAGVLALAATQQYYLLSEVASRILPALCYLTMDPEKIVRDSVFRTIKGFLGKLEKVSEDPSLRESMEADVNTATPSLSNAAATWAGWAVTAVTAKFYRSQSDTVRSLNPMGNKMLSKPGSLEQPSSSSISTTTSSVTSMTSLEHEDASRGNDSVSDYDYNNWDDNDNWGDIETGGQMVSSSGSGCAGSSDPTSPPSGSGPTNKAADGWENEEWGSLDEEPEQEVEATSPLETWSSSDKAPILPDNKSWSPNAIDHRHSQPSHNWEDHEFEPLEENPGANNSKLEEARKKREEKRLMRQKELEARRATRQTTGPMKLGAKKI from the exons ATGTGGTCATTTTTTTCTCGCGATCCTTCCAAAGacttcaattttgaaattggagAATTGGTGCCAAGTTTAGAAGACAAAAGTGTGTGGAATCTACATAAAGGAAAGAAAAAA GGGTCGAATGAAGAAGTTTCtgtttttgtatttgatttaaaaagtaATCCAGAGTCACAATTAGATGTTGTTAAAGCAGCTGTCAAAAGATTGAAAACTTTAAGACACCCTAGTATACTTACTTATATAGATAGTTTGGAAtcagaaaaagttttatatttagCCACTGAACATGTAGATCCATTGAAGGAACATCTCGAGAAGTTATCTTTAGATGCGCCGCAGAGAGATCTATACATAGCATGgggtatttttcaaataact agggcattgtcatttttaaataatgatggTAACTTGAGACataataatgttaatatttggTCAGTATATGTCAATTCATCCGGAGAATGGAAATTGGGGGGCGTTGAATATGTCTCAAGTACACAGGACTCTACActacaatttaaattaatatctaGTCTTGATGTTTACAGTCCACCTGAAAAAAATGATCCATCAAAACAAAGGAATATGACAAAATG TTCTAGTGATATGTGGGGCTTGGGCTGTTTAATATGGGAGGTATTTAATGGACCTCTAAATGTGCAGTCGTCTTTAAGAAATCCTGATAAA ATACCTAAACAGTTAGGATCCTTATATTTTGAACTATTAAACACAAACCCCGTAGCTAGGCCTAATCCTGCTGATGTTATAACAAGGTGTAGAAAATTAGGTGgctattttaaaaatgatcttGTGGATACTCTACTCTTTCTCGAGGAAATACAAATCAAAGATAAAACAGAGAAAAACCGATTCTTTTCCAACTTAACACCACATTTAGATAATTTTCCAGACAATGTCTGTAAACATAAGATATTACCACAGCTTATAACAGCCTTTGAATACGGAGATGCGGGATCTGCTGTATTAGCACCTATGTTTAAG CTTGGTAGATTGCTTGATGAAGCagaatatcaaaagaaaattgtGCCATGTgtagtaaaattatttgtaagtaATGATAGAGCTACAAGATCTAGATTATTACAACAATTAGAACATTTTATTGGGCATTTACAATCCAGTACAGTCAACGATCAAATATTTCCTCAAGTCGCTCACGGATTTATGGACACAAATCCTACAATTAGAGAACAGACTGTTAAA TCTGTGATACACCTAGCACCTAAGTTAAATTACAATAATCTAAATGTTGAAGTGTTGAGGCACTTTTCTAGATTACAAGCGAAAGATGATCAAGGCGGTATAAGAACTAATACAACGGTATGTCTAGGTAAAATAGCTCCTCATCTCCACCCGCAAATAAGACAGAAGGTTTTAATATCTGCATTTATTAGAGCTATGAGGGATCCTTTTCCTCCAGCAAGAAACGCAG GCGTTTTGGCATTAGCAGCTACTCAACAATACTATTTGTTGTCTGAGGTAGCATCCCGTATATTACCAGCACTTTGCTATTTAACAATGGATCCAGAAAAAATAGTAAGAGATTCAGTATTCAGAACTATTAAAGGTTTTCTAGGCaaattagaaaaagtttcagaAGATCCAAGTTTAAGGGAGAGTATGG AAGCAGATGTTAATACTGCAACTCCGAGCTTAAGTAATGCAGCTGCAACATGGGCCGGTTGGGCAGTAACTGCCGTAACTGCTAAATTCTATAGAAGCCAATCTGATACGGTTAGGTCTTTGAATCCCATGGGCAATAAGATGCTTAGTAAACCTGGATCATTGG aacaaCCTTCCAGTAGTAGTATTTCTACGACAACATCAAGTGTTACTTCTATGACCTCTCTCGAGCACGAGGACGCTAGCAGAGGTAACGATTCTGTTTCAGACTATGATTATAACAATTGGGATGATAATGACAATTGGGGAGACATAGAG ACTGGAGGTCAAATGGTAAGTAGCAGTGGGAGTGGATGTGCAGGAAGTAGTGATCCAACAAGTCCTCCATCTGGATCTGGGCCGACTAATAAAGCGGCGGATGGATGGGAAAATGAAGAATGGGGTAGCTTGGATGAGGAACCA GAGCAAGAAGTCGAAGCTACTTCACCTTTAGAGACGTGGAGTTCTAGTGATAAAGCTCCAATTTTACCGGATAACAAATCTTGGTCACCCAATGCTATTGACCATAGGCATTCACAACCTTCTCATAATTGGGAAGATCATGAATTTGAACCTTTAGAAGAAAATCCGGGTGCAAATAATTCCAAATTAGAAGAAGCAAGGAAAAAAAGGGAAGAAAAAAGATTGATGAGACAAAAAGAATTAGAGGCCAGAAGGGCGACGAGACAGACTACAGGACCTATGAAGTTGGGGgcgaagaaaatataa
- the LOC130448780 gene encoding N-terminal kinase-like protein isoform X2, with the protein MWSFFSRDPSKDFNFEIGELVPSLEDKSVWNLHKGKKKRALSFLNNDGNLRHNNVNIWSVYVNSSGEWKLGGVEYVSSTQDSTLQFKLISSLDVYSPPEKNDPSKQRNMTKCSSDMWGLGCLIWEVFNGPLNVQSSLRNPDKIPKQLGSLYFELLNTNPVARPNPADVITRCRKLGGYFKNDLVDTLLFLEEIQIKDKTEKNRFFSNLTPHLDNFPDNVCKHKILPQLITAFEYGDAGSAVLAPMFKLGRLLDEAEYQKKIVPCVVKLFVSNDRATRSRLLQQLEHFIGHLQSSTVNDQIFPQVAHGFMDTNPTIREQTVKSVIHLAPKLNYNNLNVEVLRHFSRLQAKDDQGGIRTNTTVCLGKIAPHLHPQIRQKVLISAFIRAMRDPFPPARNAGVLALAATQQYYLLSEVASRILPALCYLTMDPEKIVRDSVFRTIKGFLGKLEKVSEDPSLRESMEADVNTATPSLSNAAATWAGWAVTAVTAKFYRSQSDTVRSLNPMGNKMLSKPGSLEQPSSSSISTTTSSVTSMTSLEHEDASRGNDSVSDYDYNNWDDNDNWGDIETGGQMVSSSGSGCAGSSDPTSPPSGSGPTNKAADGWENEEWGSLDEEPEQEVEATSPLETWSSSDKAPILPDNKSWSPNAIDHRHSQPSHNWEDHEFEPLEENPGANNSKLEEARKKREEKRLMRQKELEARRATRQTTGPMKLGAKKI; encoded by the exons ATGTGGTCATTTTTTTCTCGCGATCCTTCCAAAGacttcaattttgaaattggagAATTGGTGCCAAGTTTAGAAGACAAAAGTGTGTGGAATCTACATAAAGGAAAGAAAAAA agggcattgtcatttttaaataatgatggTAACTTGAGACataataatgttaatatttggTCAGTATATGTCAATTCATCCGGAGAATGGAAATTGGGGGGCGTTGAATATGTCTCAAGTACACAGGACTCTACActacaatttaaattaatatctaGTCTTGATGTTTACAGTCCACCTGAAAAAAATGATCCATCAAAACAAAGGAATATGACAAAATG TTCTAGTGATATGTGGGGCTTGGGCTGTTTAATATGGGAGGTATTTAATGGACCTCTAAATGTGCAGTCGTCTTTAAGAAATCCTGATAAA ATACCTAAACAGTTAGGATCCTTATATTTTGAACTATTAAACACAAACCCCGTAGCTAGGCCTAATCCTGCTGATGTTATAACAAGGTGTAGAAAATTAGGTGgctattttaaaaatgatcttGTGGATACTCTACTCTTTCTCGAGGAAATACAAATCAAAGATAAAACAGAGAAAAACCGATTCTTTTCCAACTTAACACCACATTTAGATAATTTTCCAGACAATGTCTGTAAACATAAGATATTACCACAGCTTATAACAGCCTTTGAATACGGAGATGCGGGATCTGCTGTATTAGCACCTATGTTTAAG CTTGGTAGATTGCTTGATGAAGCagaatatcaaaagaaaattgtGCCATGTgtagtaaaattatttgtaagtaATGATAGAGCTACAAGATCTAGATTATTACAACAATTAGAACATTTTATTGGGCATTTACAATCCAGTACAGTCAACGATCAAATATTTCCTCAAGTCGCTCACGGATTTATGGACACAAATCCTACAATTAGAGAACAGACTGTTAAA TCTGTGATACACCTAGCACCTAAGTTAAATTACAATAATCTAAATGTTGAAGTGTTGAGGCACTTTTCTAGATTACAAGCGAAAGATGATCAAGGCGGTATAAGAACTAATACAACGGTATGTCTAGGTAAAATAGCTCCTCATCTCCACCCGCAAATAAGACAGAAGGTTTTAATATCTGCATTTATTAGAGCTATGAGGGATCCTTTTCCTCCAGCAAGAAACGCAG GCGTTTTGGCATTAGCAGCTACTCAACAATACTATTTGTTGTCTGAGGTAGCATCCCGTATATTACCAGCACTTTGCTATTTAACAATGGATCCAGAAAAAATAGTAAGAGATTCAGTATTCAGAACTATTAAAGGTTTTCTAGGCaaattagaaaaagtttcagaAGATCCAAGTTTAAGGGAGAGTATGG AAGCAGATGTTAATACTGCAACTCCGAGCTTAAGTAATGCAGCTGCAACATGGGCCGGTTGGGCAGTAACTGCCGTAACTGCTAAATTCTATAGAAGCCAATCTGATACGGTTAGGTCTTTGAATCCCATGGGCAATAAGATGCTTAGTAAACCTGGATCATTGG aacaaCCTTCCAGTAGTAGTATTTCTACGACAACATCAAGTGTTACTTCTATGACCTCTCTCGAGCACGAGGACGCTAGCAGAGGTAACGATTCTGTTTCAGACTATGATTATAACAATTGGGATGATAATGACAATTGGGGAGACATAGAG ACTGGAGGTCAAATGGTAAGTAGCAGTGGGAGTGGATGTGCAGGAAGTAGTGATCCAACAAGTCCTCCATCTGGATCTGGGCCGACTAATAAAGCGGCGGATGGATGGGAAAATGAAGAATGGGGTAGCTTGGATGAGGAACCA GAGCAAGAAGTCGAAGCTACTTCACCTTTAGAGACGTGGAGTTCTAGTGATAAAGCTCCAATTTTACCGGATAACAAATCTTGGTCACCCAATGCTATTGACCATAGGCATTCACAACCTTCTCATAATTGGGAAGATCATGAATTTGAACCTTTAGAAGAAAATCCGGGTGCAAATAATTCCAAATTAGAAGAAGCAAGGAAAAAAAGGGAAGAAAAAAGATTGATGAGACAAAAAGAATTAGAGGCCAGAAGGGCGACGAGACAGACTACAGGACCTATGAAGTTGGGGgcgaagaaaatataa